Below is a genomic region from Gemmatimonadota bacterium.
CGTGACGTTGAAGGAGTCGATGGTCGGGGACATCCGCCCGACGCTCTGGCTCCTGAATGACTTGACATGGCGGCTCTGCCAGTATTAGTATTCAAATGTTAATATGAACATATGAATACTTGAATTAGCCATTCAATGACCCACGTGACCCGACAATTCAAGGACGCCATCTACGGGCAGCTCGCCCGTGTCGGCAAGTCGCTCGCCAGCGGACCACGCCTGGAGATCCTCGACGTCCTTTGCCAGGGACCCCGAACCGTCGAGGCGCTCGCGCAGCAGGTCGCGCAACCCCTCGCCAACACCTCGCACCACCTTCAGGTGCTACGGCGAGCGCGACTCGTCGAAGCCGAGAAGAACGGTCTCTACGTGACCTACCGTTTGGCCGACGAAAGCGTGTCCACCTTCCTCCGGAGCTTGCGGCAACTGGCCGAAGCGCGGTTGCTCGAGATAGAGGAAGTCACTCGGCGCTACCTGGAATCCCGCACCGGTATGGAACCCGTGGACCGGGAAGCTTTGATCCAGCGGGTGCGACAGGGCGAGGTCACGGTGCTCGACGTCAGGCCGGTTGAGGAGTACGGTGCCGGACACATTCCGGGTGCAGTCTCCGTCCCGCTCGGCGACCTGGAGCGTCGGCTCGCCGAGCTGCCGCGCGACCGAGAGGTTGTTGCATACTGCCGGGGTCCATACTGCGTTATGGCGGTGGAGGCCGTGGAGATTTTGAGGGTCCACGGATTCAGGGCGGTGCGTCTGGATGAGGGCGTGCCCGACTGGCGAGCTCGTGGTCTCCCGATCGAGACGACCCTGAGGGAGGTAAGCGCGTGAAGACCTTGTTCATCCTGAACGATGCCCCCTACGGGACGGAGCGCGGCTACAATGGACTTCGCCTCGCAGGCTCGCTCGGCAAGCGCGACGGCCAGGAGATCCGCGTGTTCCTGATCGGGGACGCTGCAAGCTGTGCCAGGTCAGGCCAGAAGGTGCCCCAGGGCTATTACAACATCGAGGTAATGCTGCGTGCAGTGGCCCGGAGGGGCGGTGACGTCGGCGTGTGCGGAACCTGCATGGACGCGCGTGGCATCGGCGACGGAGATCTCATGGAGGGTACGCGGCGGAGCACGCTGGAAGAGCTGACCGACTGGACCGAGTGGGCGGACCGGGTGCTGGTGTTCTGAGGAAACGGACCATGACCGACAAGCAAACCATCCTGGTGCTCGGCGGCGGTATCGGAGGTGTGGCCACCGCAGTCGAGGTGCGGAAGAAGCTTCCCCGGGAACACCGGGTCATTCTGGTGGAGCGCGAGGAACGGCACGTGTTCGCTCCCTCTCTACTCTGGTTGATGACCGGCCGGCGATCGCCGGATGAGATCTCCCGACCTCTCGGCAACCTTTGGAAGAAGGGAGTCGAAGTCGTCCGTGGCGAGATCGAGCGTGTCGATCCAGTGGCCCGCGAGATCGTGGTGGACGGCGCCACCGTCGAGGGCGACTACCTGGTCATTGCGCTCGGCGCCGAGCTGGCCCCCGAGCTGATCCCGGGCCTCGCCGAGGCAGGTCATAACTTCTATGACCTGACCGGTGCCGAAAGCTTGCGAGACGCCCTCGGAGATTTTGACTCCGGCCGGCTCGCCGTCCTGACGGCCACGCCGGCCTACAAGTGCCCGGCCGCCCCCTATGAGGCCGCCATGCTCCTCGAGTACGACTGCCGAAAGCGCAAGATACGCGGTGCGGTGCAGATGGATCTCTACGCCGCGGAGCCCGGCCCCATGGGCGTCGCGGGGCCGAAGGTATCGAAGGCCGTGCGGAGCATGGTGGAGCAGAAGGGCATCAGCTATCACCCCGAACATCAGGTCACTATGGTGGACCCCGGAACACGCCGC
It encodes:
- a CDS encoding metalloregulator ArsR/SmtB family transcription factor → MTHVTRQFKDAIYGQLARVGKSLASGPRLEILDVLCQGPRTVEALAQQVAQPLANTSHHLQVLRRARLVEAEKNGLYVTYRLADESVSTFLRSLRQLAEARLLEIEEVTRRYLESRTGMEPVDREALIQRVRQGEVTVLDVRPVEEYGAGHIPGAVSVPLGDLERRLAELPRDREVVAYCRGPYCVMAVEAVEILRVHGFRAVRLDEGVPDWRARGLPIETTLREVSA
- a CDS encoding DsrE family protein produces the protein MKTLFILNDAPYGTERGYNGLRLAGSLGKRDGQEIRVFLIGDAASCARSGQKVPQGYYNIEVMLRAVARRGGDVGVCGTCMDARGIGDGDLMEGTRRSTLEELTDWTEWADRVLVF
- a CDS encoding FAD/NAD(P)-binding oxidoreductase translates to MTDKQTILVLGGGIGGVATAVEVRKKLPREHRVILVEREERHVFAPSLLWLMTGRRSPDEISRPLGNLWKKGVEVVRGEIERVDPVAREIVVDGATVEGDYLVIALGAELAPELIPGLAEAGHNFYDLTGAESLRDALGDFDSGRLAVLTATPAYKCPAAPYEAAMLLEYDCRKRKIRGAVQMDLYAAEPGPMGVAGPKVSKAVRSMVEQKGISYHPEHQVTMVDPGTRRITFANGARAEYDLLAYVPPHRAPGVVREAGLTGESGWIGVDRQTLETSFERVWAIGDVTGIPLKLGKPLPKAGVFAHAQAEVVAANIARAITGKGEPRVFDGHGECFIETGDGKAGLGRGNFYAEPVPEMKLFRVGRHWHAGKVLFEKQWLRRWF